In one window of Fusobacteria bacterium ZRK30 DNA:
- a CDS encoding aminopeptidase P family protein, whose product MLNDKLLKLRDEMSQKGIDAYIIPSSDAHQSEYVAEYFKGRRWVSNFTGSAGTAVITSDSAGLWTDGRYFIQAEKELEGSGFDLFKMAEEGVPTYPEWLKSVVKEDGIIGFDGKVISVSAYNELKKGFEEDNFKIQYDLLESIWDDRPSFPKENIFVHDLCYAGKSTLEKIDIIREIYHSHGADSYILSSLDDIAWTFNLRGSDVLNNTTFYAYALIEDDKTTIFIDQDKLDEKTKSYLKENNVILKSYDEITDILSNLENKNIYLSPERTSIFIQSLLKNNKIIHNKEITTHLKAVKNEVEIQNSRECYLNDSIALLKGFKHIEENFKKTPITELDVEDIIKNERSKIDGFKGISFDTIAGHKDHAALMHFKANEKNTYTLESCGFLLVDSGGQYLNGTTDITRTFSLGDITLEQKKDFTLVLKSVINLSRAKFLKGTTGYKLDMLARYPLWLEGIDYKCGTGHGVGFFLNIHEGPQGFSVRKSHDLPLEVGMNLTVEPGVYKEGRHGIRTENTVIVKEAFTNENGTFYEFETISFFPIDINSIDPALLNSDELEWINSYHAATFAKLSPYLNEDETNWLREKTKQI is encoded by the coding sequence ATGTTAAACGATAAACTTTTAAAACTTAGAGATGAAATGAGTCAAAAGGGAATAGATGCTTATATTATTCCCAGTTCAGATGCACACCAGAGTGAATATGTAGCAGAATATTTTAAAGGCAGAAGATGGGTTAGTAACTTTACAGGGAGTGCTGGGACTGCTGTTATTACCTCTGATTCTGCTGGTCTTTGGACAGACGGACGATACTTTATCCAGGCTGAAAAAGAACTTGAAGGAAGTGGCTTTGATCTTTTTAAAATGGCTGAAGAGGGAGTACCTACCTACCCTGAATGGTTAAAAAGTGTTGTCAAAGAAGATGGTATTATTGGATTTGATGGAAAAGTTATCTCTGTTTCTGCCTATAATGAATTAAAAAAAGGATTCGAGGAAGACAACTTTAAAATCCAGTATGACCTATTGGAATCTATTTGGGATGACAGGCCTAGTTTCCCAAAGGAAAATATATTTGTTCATGACCTCTGTTATGCTGGTAAGTCTACATTGGAAAAGATTGATATTATTCGGGAAATCTATCACTCCCATGGAGCTGACAGCTATATTCTGAGTTCTTTAGATGACATTGCATGGACTTTTAACCTGAGAGGAAGCGATGTACTGAACAATACTACTTTCTATGCCTATGCACTTATTGAAGATGATAAGACTACTATATTTATAGATCAGGATAAATTAGATGAAAAAACTAAATCATACCTTAAAGAAAACAATGTAATTTTAAAATCCTACGATGAGATCACTGATATTTTATCTAATTTAGAGAATAAAAATATCTATCTCAGCCCGGAAAGAACAAGTATTTTTATCCAGTCATTGCTTAAAAATAATAAAATTATCCACAATAAAGAGATCACTACCCATTTAAAAGCTGTTAAAAATGAGGTAGAGATACAAAATTCAAGGGAATGCTATTTAAATGATTCTATAGCTCTCCTAAAAGGGTTTAAACATATTGAAGAAAATTTCAAAAAAACTCCTATCACTGAATTAGATGTAGAAGATATTATCAAAAATGAAAGATCAAAGATAGACGGGTTTAAAGGGATAAGTTTTGATACTATTGCAGGGCATAAAGACCATGCAGCTCTTATGCATTTTAAAGCCAATGAAAAAAATACATACACTCTGGAATCTTGTGGGTTTTTATTGGTAGATTCAGGGGGACAATACCTCAATGGGACTACCGATATTACCAGAACATTTTCATTAGGAGATATCACACTTGAGCAGAAAAAAGACTTTACTCTGGTACTAAAAAGTGTAATTAACCTCAGCAGGGCTAAATTCTTAAAGGGGACTACCGGTTATAAATTAGATATGTTAGCCAGATATCCCCTATGGTTAGAAGGGATAGATTATAAGTGTGGAACTGGTCATGGGGTTGGGTTTTTCCTAAATATTCACGAGGGTCCGCAAGGTTTTTCTGTTAGAAAAAGTCACGATCTTCCTTTAGAAGTAGGTATGAATTTAACTGTTGAACCTGGTGTATATAAAGAAGGCAGACATGGTATTCGTACTGAAAATACAGTTATAGTAAAGGAAGCTTTTACCAATGAAAACGGGACTTTTTATGAGTTTGAGACTATATCATTCTTCCCGATTGATATAAATTCTATCGATCCTGCCCTGTTAAATAGTGATGAATTAGAATGGATCAACTCCTACCATGCTGCTACATTTGCTAAACTGTCTCCATATTTAAATGAAGATGAAACAAACTGGTTAAGAGAAAAAACTAAGCAAATATAA
- the rpoN gene encoding RNA polymerase factor sigma-54, whose protein sequence is MELMNSLSIGLSQKLFLTQKMKLSLKILQMNSKELNEFIQKEQESNILIKIEKREIGRRNSYKDNEYDPYGEVTEKEISFYDHLYSQIGELSLTQRMKEICEYIVDNVDSRGYLSHWLRHPYNQFDFDKGLEIVRGFDPIGVAGDDLKSCLLLQLNEDEIYEKIIIEDYLEDLAYGDKRKIAKSIGIDIKKMIKAIERIKSLNPIPSNGYYIEERREKLIPDAYVKVDGENISIKLNEQIIPRILIEQSESSGGNKKYEKYISKCRKRAEFIISCIKQRQETLKRVIEEVIIRQKEFFLDGELKPLTLLEVADSLEMHQSTVSRSIKNRYIDIDGRILTLKDLFAKQFKPKNNNGTTDEMTRDYIKDIIYKTIMTEDKNTPYSDETLVKLLLKEKIKISRRTVAKYRKEISLPSSPKRRRR, encoded by the coding sequence ATGGAATTAATGAACAGTTTATCAATAGGTTTATCGCAAAAATTATTTCTCACTCAAAAGATGAAACTTTCTTTAAAAATTCTTCAAATGAATTCAAAAGAATTAAATGAATTTATACAAAAAGAGCAGGAAAGTAATATTCTTATAAAAATAGAAAAAAGAGAAATAGGAAGAAGAAACAGTTATAAAGATAATGAGTATGATCCCTATGGAGAAGTTACCGAAAAAGAAATATCTTTTTACGACCATCTATACTCTCAAATAGGAGAACTAAGTCTTACTCAAAGGATGAAAGAGATCTGTGAATACATAGTTGATAATGTAGATTCAAGGGGATATCTCAGCCACTGGTTGAGACACCCTTATAATCAATTTGATTTTGATAAGGGCTTAGAAATAGTAAGAGGTTTTGACCCTATAGGAGTAGCGGGAGATGATTTAAAAAGCTGCCTTTTATTACAGTTAAATGAGGATGAAATATATGAAAAAATAATTATAGAAGACTATCTAGAGGATTTAGCTTATGGAGACAAACGTAAAATAGCTAAAAGTATTGGGATAGACATAAAAAAAATGATTAAAGCAATAGAAAGAATAAAGAGCTTAAATCCGATTCCTTCTAATGGGTATTATATAGAGGAGAGAAGAGAGAAGCTTATTCCTGATGCATATGTAAAAGTAGATGGTGAAAACATAAGTATAAAGCTGAATGAACAAATTATTCCTAGAATACTCATAGAGCAATCAGAATCATCTGGCGGGAATAAAAAATATGAAAAATATATATCAAAATGTAGAAAAAGAGCAGAATTTATAATAAGCTGTATCAAGCAGCGTCAGGAAACTTTGAAAAGAGTTATTGAAGAAGTGATTATAAGGCAGAAAGAATTCTTTCTCGATGGAGAGTTAAAGCCTTTAACACTTTTAGAAGTAGCAGATTCTCTTGAAATGCACCAATCAACAGTATCAAGATCTATAAAAAACAGGTATATAGATATAGATGGAAGGATTCTGACTCTAAAGGATCTTTTTGCAAAGCAATTTAAACCCAAGAATAATAATGGTACTACTGATGAAATGACAAGAGATTATATCAAAGACATTATTTATAAAACAATAATGACAGAAGATAAAAATACCCCTTATTCAGATGAAACTTTAGTAAAATTACTTTTGAAAGAGAAAATAAAAATATCCAGAAGAACAGTTGCTAAATATAGGAAAGAAATTTCATTACCATCATCTCCAAAGCGGCGACGAAGGTAA
- the hydA gene encoding dihydropyrimidinase produces the protein MKLLLKNGTIVTSDKVFKEDILVENGVISKIGKNLSIDSGEAVDLHGQYIMPGGIDVHTHFNLDAGIAVAKDDFYTGTVAAACGGTTTIIDHMGFGPKGCTLHHQLDKYKADAKTDAVIDYSFHGVIQHINDEILDEMDSMVEDGITSFKGYMTYDYKLQDKNMKVIMEKLSSLGAMTTVHAEAHDEIQELRKKYIEDGKVEPIYHANSRPVKAEVEAIERMIKMSKEAGEAPLYIVHLSSGDGLDVIKKARAEGGNIYAETCPQYLFLNEDNYLEDKNRGLKYIMSPPLREKSNNERLWKGIAEGDIQTVATDHCPFDFKLKKELGSKDFTKCPNGAPGVETRIALMYSEGVTKKRISITKFVDVVSTTPAKLFGLYPKKGEITLGADADFMVIDPKKKITIEHKNLHENVDYTPYEGIDLVGYPTMTISNGEIIVKDGKFLGKKGRGKFIKRNRF, from the coding sequence ATGAAACTTCTACTGAAAAACGGAACTATAGTAACAAGTGATAAAGTATTTAAAGAAGATATCCTTGTAGAAAATGGAGTGATATCCAAAATTGGCAAAAATTTATCTATAGATAGCGGGGAAGCAGTAGACCTCCATGGACAATATATTATGCCAGGTGGAATAGACGTTCATACACACTTTAATTTAGATGCAGGAATAGCAGTTGCAAAAGATGATTTTTATACAGGAACTGTGGCGGCTGCTTGTGGAGGGACCACTACAATAATAGATCATATGGGATTTGGACCTAAGGGGTGTACACTTCATCACCAATTGGATAAATATAAGGCAGACGCAAAAACAGATGCTGTAATTGACTATAGTTTTCATGGGGTAATCCAGCATATTAATGATGAAATATTAGATGAAATGGATTCAATGGTAGAAGATGGAATAACTTCTTTTAAAGGCTATATGACATATGATTATAAGTTACAGGATAAAAATATGAAAGTTATTATGGAAAAGCTGAGTTCTTTGGGAGCAATGACAACTGTCCATGCTGAAGCCCATGATGAAATACAAGAACTTAGAAAAAAGTATATAGAAGACGGGAAAGTTGAACCAATATACCATGCTAACTCAAGACCTGTAAAAGCCGAGGTTGAAGCTATAGAAAGAATGATAAAAATGTCTAAAGAAGCAGGAGAGGCTCCTTTATATATAGTTCATTTATCTTCTGGTGATGGTTTAGACGTGATAAAAAAAGCAAGAGCTGAGGGAGGTAATATTTATGCTGAAACTTGTCCTCAATACTTATTTTTAAATGAAGATAACTATCTTGAGGATAAAAATAGAGGTCTTAAATATATAATGAGTCCTCCTCTCAGGGAAAAAAGCAATAATGAAAGGCTTTGGAAAGGAATAGCTGAAGGAGATATTCAGACTGTTGCAACAGATCATTGTCCTTTTGATTTTAAATTAAAAAAAGAACTTGGAAGTAAGGACTTTACCAAGTGTCCAAACGGAGCACCAGGGGTAGAAACTAGAATAGCTCTTATGTATTCTGAGGGAGTAACTAAAAAGAGAATAAGCATAACTAAATTTGTCGATGTTGTAAGTACAACACCAGCTAAATTATTTGGATTATATCCTAAAAAAGGAGAAATTACTTTAGGAGCAGATGCAGATTTTATGGTTATAGATCCTAAAAAAAAGATAACTATAGAACATAAAAATTTACATGAAAACGTTGATTATACACCTTATGAAGGAATAGATCTGGTCGGATACCCAACTATGACTATCTCTAATGGGGAAATAATAGTAAAAGACGGAAAATTCTTAGGAAAAAAAGGACGAGGAAAATTTATAAAAAGGAATCGATTTTAG
- a CDS encoding RidA family protein, producing MNEPIFTEKAPAAVGPYSQAMKAGNMLFVSGQIPFVPSTMKLVSQDIKEQTRQSLENVKAILEEAGASLYDVVKVGVFIKDMNEFAAINEVYSEYFNKNKPARACIEVARLPLDVKIEIEVTAYLTKNYLD from the coding sequence ATGAATGAACCAATTTTTACAGAAAAAGCACCTGCTGCAGTAGGACCTTACTCACAAGCTATGAAAGCAGGGAACATGTTATTCGTATCTGGTCAAATTCCATTCGTTCCATCAACTATGAAACTAGTATCTCAGGATATTAAAGAACAAACAAGGCAATCATTAGAAAATGTAAAGGCTATCCTAGAAGAAGCTGGAGCGTCATTATATGATGTAGTAAAGGTAGGAGTTTTTATTAAAGATATGAATGAATTTGCAGCAATAAATGAAGTATACAGTGAATACTTCAATAAAAATAAACCTGCAAGAGCTTGTATCGAAGTAGCTAGACTACCTTTAGATGTAAAAATAGAAATCGAAGTGACAGCATATCTTACAAAAAATTACTTAGATTAG
- a CDS encoding 4Fe-4S binding protein, whose product MANIKVNFAGLEYENPVIVAAGPPSKDAKTCVNAIKNGAAGVVAKTISSVAAEIPKPCMHDFKGKHFLNTELWSEESPEHWVKNEYARCKAANEPLIIGLGYVEADIRKLIPMVDKFADGYEISSHYVGRDLTPMLNTLRAAKELSVKPVFMKVSPGVENLGEVARQLEANGADGLVAINSVGPCLSIDLETGKPHMGSKNGYGWMSGAAIKPIAMRVVYELSAAVDIPVFAVGGITKGEDVIEFIMAGATAVQVCTQAIIEGPKAFGRIVRETEKWLDDHGYESLDDIRGMVGKHLENRTAHNYVTTPPVVKAEKCIGCSICANLCPYHAIKINEDKIAVIDANVCFGCGVCVSKCPKDAMTIAR is encoded by the coding sequence ATGGCAAATATAAAAGTAAATTTCGCAGGACTAGAGTATGAAAATCCGGTAATCGTAGCAGCAGGGCCACCATCAAAAGATGCCAAAACTTGTGTGAATGCAATAAAAAATGGAGCAGCAGGAGTAGTAGCAAAAACTATATCATCTGTAGCAGCAGAGATCCCAAAACCATGTATGCATGATTTTAAAGGGAAACATTTTTTAAATACAGAATTATGGTCTGAAGAATCTCCAGAACATTGGGTAAAAAATGAATATGCAAGATGTAAAGCTGCAAATGAGCCATTAATTATTGGATTGGGGTATGTAGAAGCTGATATTAGAAAATTAATACCTATGGTAGACAAGTTCGCCGACGGATACGAAATATCAAGTCATTATGTTGGAAGAGATTTAACTCCAATGTTAAACACATTAAGAGCAGCTAAGGAATTATCTGTGAAGCCGGTATTCATGAAAGTATCTCCAGGTGTAGAAAATTTAGGTGAGGTAGCAAGACAATTAGAAGCAAATGGAGCAGACGGACTGGTAGCTATAAACTCTGTAGGACCATGTCTTTCTATAGATTTGGAAACTGGAAAACCTCATATGGGGTCTAAGAATGGATATGGATGGATGTCAGGAGCAGCTATAAAGCCAATTGCAATGAGAGTAGTATATGAATTATCTGCAGCAGTTGATATTCCTGTATTCGCAGTTGGAGGGATAACTAAAGGTGAAGATGTAATTGAATTTATAATGGCTGGAGCAACAGCAGTACAAGTATGTACTCAGGCAATTATTGAAGGTCCTAAGGCATTTGGAAGAATAGTTAGAGAGACTGAAAAATGGTTAGATGACCATGGATATGAAAGTTTAGATGATATAAGAGGAATGGTAGGGAAGCATTTAGAAAATAGAACAGCTCATAACTATGTAACTACACCACCAGTAGTAAAAGCAGAGAAATGTATCGGCTGTAGTATTTGTGCAAACCTCTGTCCATACCATGCAATTAAAATAAATGAAGATAAGATAGCTGTAATCGATGCTAATGTATGTTTTGGATGCGGAGTATGTGTATCTAAGTGTCCTAAAGATGCTATGACTATTGCCAGATAG
- a CDS encoding molybdopterin-binding protein, with amino-acid sequence MKKINVKDSIGHILSHDITEIIPGKFKGRAFKKGDIIREVDVEKLLKLGKEHIFIFEMGEDELHENEAAIILGEIGRGENIYLSKDIKEGKIEFYAKTDGLLKINKEKLFELNMLGQISFATLPENIPVKKGDKIAGARVIPLIIKKEKMESAKQITPHKLIDVKEFKKMDIGIVTTGSEIFHKRIVDKFGPVVEKKVTKYDCNVIDQIVVTDDKEMIKDAIKTHINNGANMVICTGGMSVDPDDLTPSSIIELGGELVSYGSPVLPGSMFLLSYLDEIPIMGLPGCVMYCKKTIFDLVLPRVLSGEKLNMEDIMRYGHGGLCQDCDICRYPNCSFGK; translated from the coding sequence ATGAAAAAAATAAATGTTAAAGATTCAATAGGACATATCCTTTCGCATGATATTACAGAAATAATACCTGGAAAGTTTAAAGGCAGAGCTTTTAAAAAGGGAGATATCATAAGAGAGGTAGATGTTGAAAAACTTTTAAAACTGGGTAAAGAGCATATATTTATATTTGAAATGGGAGAGGATGAACTCCATGAAAATGAAGCAGCTATTATCTTAGGAGAGATTGGCCGCGGAGAAAATATCTATTTAAGCAAAGATATTAAAGAAGGAAAGATAGAATTCTATGCAAAAACTGACGGACTCCTCAAAATAAACAAGGAGAAACTTTTCGAATTGAATATGTTAGGTCAGATCTCCTTTGCTACACTCCCTGAAAATATTCCTGTAAAAAAAGGAGATAAGATAGCTGGAGCAAGGGTAATCCCCCTCATTATAAAAAAAGAAAAGATGGAGTCAGCTAAACAAATAACTCCCCATAAATTAATAGATGTAAAAGAATTTAAAAAGATGGATATTGGTATAGTAACTACAGGGAGTGAGATCTTTCATAAAAGGATAGTAGATAAGTTCGGACCTGTAGTTGAAAAAAAAGTGACTAAATATGATTGTAATGTAATCGATCAAATTGTAGTAACTGATGATAAAGAGATGATAAAGGATGCTATTAAAACCCATATAAATAATGGAGCAAATATGGTAATATGTACAGGTGGTATGTCTGTAGATCCAGATGATCTCACACCTAGTTCTATAATTGAATTGGGAGGAGAATTAGTGAGTTATGGATCCCCTGTTCTTCCAGGTTCCATGTTTCTACTTTCATATTTAGATGAAATCCCAATCATGGGTCTTCCCGGTTGTGTGATGTATTGTAAAAAAACGATATTTGATCTGGTCTTACCCAGGGTTCTAAGCGGAGAAAAATTGAATATGGAAGACATTATGAGATATGGTCATGGTGGTCTTTGTCAAGATTGCGATATATGCAGATACCCAAATTGCAGTTTTGGAAAATAA
- the xdh gene encoding selenium-dependent xanthine dehydrogenase, with product MYKIEINGNIYKSDKVKNLLEYLRDDLDLKASKNGCREGACGTCMVLVDGKAIKACILKTNKLEGKKITTLEGLSQRERDVFSYAFTEAGAVQCGFCIPGMVMSATALFLKTLIPTKAEIKKALIGNICRCTGYVKIEQAIELAAEILRTDRVIPKRECKGMVGTSAHRIDGPAKAIGEGVYAEDIRIDGMYYGGAVRSEYPRAKVISIDVSEAEAMEGVLKVLTAADVPGLNNIGHLSFISDWDALIPVGEITRYRGDAVALVTAKDKETLEAAKKAVKVKYEVLTPVLTIEEAKREDAPKIHEKGNLLFHQTLNRGNVEKAIAESTHTITHIYKTPATEHAYLEPESATALPTEDGVQLYTSSQSIYDEQREVSRLLGLEPSQVRVISTLVGGGFGGKEDMTVQHHAGLIAYVLQVPVQVTLSRQESIYVSTKRHAMEIEMTTACDENGILTAMKATILSDTGAYSSLGGPVLQRACTHASGPYNYHNIEVDGKAYYTNNSPGGAFRGFGVTQSVFATESNINKLAELVGISAWEIRHRNAIRPGQILPNGQIADKGTGLVETLEAVKDEFHKNKYVGVSCAFKNAGIGVGLPDIGKCRLTVIDGKVHLRTSAACIGQGVGTVNLQILCQTTGIDPKNIIIETPDTHITPNSGTTTASRQTVFTGEAVRVAASELKKALKGKTLEEINGYDHTGEYSGVTDKIGIDKENPKSHIAYGYATQLVVLDENGKVEKVVAAHDVGKAINPKSVEGQIEGGVVMGLGYALTEVMSFENGMPQVKFGTLGLLRATQIPEIKSIIVEKNTEELAYGAKGVGEIVVIPTAPAVQGAYYKFDGEFRTELPLKKTAYKK from the coding sequence ATGTATAAAATTGAGATAAATGGAAATATTTATAAATCAGACAAAGTAAAAAATCTATTAGAATATTTAAGGGATGATCTTGACTTAAAAGCTTCTAAAAACGGATGCAGAGAGGGAGCATGCGGTACATGTATGGTTCTTGTAGACGGGAAAGCTATAAAAGCATGTATTCTTAAAACAAATAAATTAGAAGGGAAAAAGATAACTACTTTAGAAGGGTTATCGCAGAGAGAAAGAGATGTATTTTCATATGCTTTTACAGAAGCAGGGGCAGTTCAATGTGGTTTCTGTATTCCAGGAATGGTTATGAGTGCCACAGCTTTATTCTTAAAAACTCTAATCCCAACCAAAGCAGAAATAAAAAAAGCTCTAATCGGTAATATCTGCAGATGTACAGGATATGTAAAAATAGAACAAGCTATTGAACTGGCGGCAGAAATATTAAGAACAGACAGAGTAATTCCTAAAAGAGAGTGTAAAGGAATGGTCGGGACAAGCGCACATAGAATAGACGGGCCGGCTAAAGCAATAGGTGAAGGAGTTTATGCAGAAGATATAAGGATAGATGGTATGTACTATGGAGGAGCTGTAAGATCCGAATATCCCAGAGCAAAAGTAATATCAATAGATGTAAGTGAAGCAGAAGCAATGGAGGGTGTACTAAAAGTATTAACAGCAGCAGATGTCCCGGGACTTAATAACATAGGGCACCTTTCTTTTATCTCAGATTGGGATGCATTAATTCCAGTTGGAGAAATAACCAGGTATAGAGGAGATGCTGTAGCACTAGTTACTGCTAAGGATAAAGAAACTTTGGAAGCTGCTAAAAAAGCTGTAAAAGTAAAATATGAAGTATTAACTCCAGTACTGACTATAGAGGAAGCAAAAAGAGAAGATGCACCAAAAATTCATGAAAAAGGAAATTTATTATTTCATCAAACTTTGAATCGAGGAAATGTAGAGAAAGCAATAGCTGAATCAACACACACAATAACCCATATTTACAAGACTCCTGCAACAGAACATGCATATTTAGAGCCTGAAAGCGCAACAGCACTGCCAACAGAGGATGGAGTTCAGTTATACACTTCATCTCAGTCTATATATGATGAGCAAAGGGAAGTAAGCAGATTGTTAGGACTAGAACCATCTCAAGTAAGGGTAATCTCTACTTTAGTAGGTGGAGGATTTGGCGGAAAAGAAGATATGACAGTTCAGCATCACGCAGGATTAATAGCGTATGTTTTACAGGTACCTGTCCAGGTAACTTTATCCAGACAAGAAAGTATCTATGTGAGCACCAAAAGGCATGCTATGGAAATTGAAATGACTACAGCTTGTGATGAAAATGGGATATTAACAGCAATGAAAGCTACTATTTTATCTGATACTGGGGCTTACTCATCTCTAGGAGGACCAGTTCTTCAAAGAGCGTGTACTCATGCATCGGGACCATATAACTACCATAATATTGAAGTAGACGGAAAAGCATATTATACAAATAATTCTCCTGGAGGAGCATTTAGGGGATTTGGAGTGACTCAGTCAGTTTTTGCTACCGAATCAAATATCAACAAATTAGCTGAACTAGTAGGAATCTCAGCATGGGAAATTAGACATAGAAACGCAATAAGGCCTGGACAAATATTACCAAATGGGCAGATTGCAGATAAAGGAACAGGGCTAGTAGAAACATTAGAAGCTGTAAAGGATGAATTTCATAAAAATAAATATGTAGGAGTATCCTGTGCTTTTAAAAATGCAGGAATAGGAGTAGGACTGCCTGACATAGGAAAATGCAGATTAACTGTTATAGATGGAAAAGTCCATTTAAGAACTTCAGCAGCATGTATAGGCCAGGGAGTAGGAACTGTTAACTTACAAATATTATGTCAGACAACCGGAATTGATCCTAAAAACATAATTATAGAAACTCCGGATACTCATATAACTCCTAATTCAGGAACAACAACAGCATCAAGACAAACTGTATTCACAGGCGAAGCAGTAAGAGTTGCAGCATCCGAACTGAAAAAAGCTCTCAAGGGGAAAACACTGGAAGAGATTAACGGATATGACCATACTGGAGAGTATTCTGGAGTTACTGATAAAATAGGAATAGATAAAGAAAATCCTAAAAGTCATATAGCTTATGGGTATGCAACTCAATTAGTTGTATTAGATGAAAATGGGAAAGTAGAAAAAGTAGTAGCAGCCCATGATGTCGGGAAAGCTATAAACCCTAAATCTGTAGAAGGACAGATTGAAGGTGGAGTTGTAATGGGATTAGGTTATGCTCTCACTGAGGTAATGTCCTTTGAAAATGGTATGCCACAGGTAAAATTTGGGACTTTAGGATTATTAAGAGCAACCCAGATTCCAGAAATAAAATCAATAATTGTAGAAAAAAATACCGAAGAGTTAGCTTATGGAGCTAAAGGTGTAGGAGAGATTGTAGTAATCCCTACTGCTCCAGCAGTCCAAGGAGCATACTATAAATTTGATGGTGAATTTAGAACTGAATTACCATTAAAGAAAACAGCATACAAAAAATAA
- a CDS encoding RidA family protein, which translates to MKIKRYETKKRMSRAVVHNNTVYLCGQVAKDSTKGMKEQTITTLEKIDELLASLGSNRDKILSATIYVKDMSLFQDMNEIWDNWVNEGFAPARACVEAKMAREELLVEVSVVAAV; encoded by the coding sequence ATGAAAATTAAAAGATATGAAACTAAAAAAAGAATGAGTAGAGCAGTAGTACACAATAATACAGTATATCTATGCGGACAAGTGGCCAAAGATTCTACTAAAGGAATGAAGGAACAAACAATCACAACACTTGAAAAAATAGATGAATTATTAGCCAGCCTAGGGTCAAACAGAGATAAGATATTATCTGCTACTATCTACGTTAAGGATATGTCATTATTTCAAGATATGAATGAAATCTGGGATAACTGGGTAAATGAAGGGTTTGCTCCTGCTAGAGCATGTGTAGAAGCTAAAATGGCAAGAGAAGAATTACTTGTAGAAGTTTCAGTTGTAGCAGCAGTATAA